One window from the genome of Paraclostridium sordellii encodes:
- the agaB gene encoding PTS galactosamine transporter subunit IIB, whose amino-acid sequence MPNIVLTRIDNRLIHGQVATMWSSSVGANLLLVANDEVAGNEFRQGLMDMAAPSFAQTRYFTIEKTINVIHKASESQHIAIICENPQDVLKLVEGGVPIKKVNIGNMHMAPGKKQVSKAVCVDDEDIKSFKKLKELGVELEIRRVPSESAESIDELFK is encoded by the coding sequence ATGCCAAATATAGTTTTAACTAGAATTGATAACAGATTAATACATGGTCAAGTAGCAACTATGTGGTCTTCAAGTGTAGGAGCAAATTTATTATTAGTAGCAAATGATGAAGTAGCAGGAAACGAATTTAGACAGGGTCTTATGGATATGGCTGCTCCAAGTTTTGCACAAACTAGATATTTCACAATAGAAAAAACAATAAATGTAATACACAAGGCCAGTGAATCTCAGCATATAGCTATAATTTGTGAAAATCCTCAGGATGTTTTAAAGCTTGTAGAAGGTGGGGTTCCTATAAAAAAGGTTAATATAGGAAATATGCATATGGCTCCAGGGAAAAAACAAGTTTCAAAAGCTGTATGTGTAGATGATGAAGACATAAAATCATTTAAAAAGCTTAAGGAGTTAGGTGTAGAGCTAGAAATCAGGAGAGTTCCTAGTGAATCTGCTGAAAGTATAGATGAATTATTCAAATAA
- a CDS encoding ROK family protein: MYYIGIDIGGTGVQAGLVDESGKIIFTNECITDVAAGFDKVMEDINIMVRDLLKENDIKISDIKSIGCGVPGFINKKGQVTCVNLNWKSEEFIKTLQSKFPEVKVYADNDATVAALAEAKAGSMKGCDVGVMYTLGTGVGGGIIINGKAFSGAHNMGSELGHVIIDSNYYDCSCGNNGCLETFCSATAIINYSKKLISDGRNSKILELANNDIDNVNAKNIFDAYRENDEVAVETINRFKEYLAKSIASIINTIDPDIISIGGGISRSGDIILDGLDEIVRKYVVFKEEEFADIVIATLGADAGIVGSAFLS, encoded by the coding sequence ATGTACTATATAGGTATAGATATTGGAGGTACAGGAGTACAAGCTGGATTAGTAGATGAGTCAGGAAAAATAATCTTTACAAATGAATGTATAACAGATGTAGCTGCTGGATTTGATAAAGTTATGGAAGATATAAATATTATGGTAAGAGATTTACTGAAGGAAAACGATATAAAGATTAGCGATATTAAATCTATTGGTTGTGGAGTTCCTGGATTCATAAATAAAAAAGGTCAAGTTACTTGTGTTAACCTAAATTGGAAATCAGAAGAATTTATAAAAACATTACAATCTAAATTCCCAGAAGTTAAAGTCTATGCAGATAATGATGCAACAGTTGCAGCACTAGCAGAAGCCAAAGCTGGGAGCATGAAAGGTTGCGATGTTGGAGTGATGTATACATTAGGTACTGGTGTAGGTGGTGGAATTATAATAAATGGAAAAGCATTTAGTGGAGCTCATAATATGGGATCTGAGTTAGGTCATGTAATTATAGATTCAAATTATTATGATTGTAGTTGTGGAAATAATGGATGCTTGGAAACTTTTTGTTCAGCTACTGCTATAATAAATTATTCTAAGAAACTTATATCTGATGGCAGAAATAGCAAGATTTTAGAATTAGCAAACAATGACATAGATAATGTAAATGCTAAAAATATATTTGATGCATATAGAGAAAATGATGAGGTAGCAGTAGAAACTATAAATAGATTTAAAGAATATTTAGCAAAATCTATAGCTTCAATTATAAATACTATAGATCCAGATATTATATCAATAGGAGGAGGAATATCCAGATCTGGAGATATAATATTAGATGGATTAGATGAAATTGTTAGAAAATATGTAGTTTTTAAAGAAGAAGAATTTGCAGATATAGTTATAGCTACATTAGGAGCAGATGCAGGAATAGTTGGATCTGCATTTTTAAGCTAA
- the hpt gene encoding hypoxanthine phosphoribosyltransferase produces the protein MYKVTGVMISEEEIQKKVKELAKKIEKDFEGQELLVVGILKGASVFVADLIRNINLDVNIDFMSVSSYGNSTESSGTVKILKDLDVDIEGKNVLIVEDIIDSGLTLSNLVAALKTRNPKSLKLCTLLDKPERRKSNIHVDYVGFVIEDKFIVGYGIDYAEKYRNLPYIGIVGE, from the coding sequence ATGTACAAAGTTACAGGTGTAATGATAAGTGAAGAAGAAATACAAAAAAAAGTAAAAGAATTAGCTAAAAAAATAGAAAAAGATTTTGAAGGACAAGAACTTTTAGTTGTAGGAATACTTAAAGGGGCTAGTGTATTTGTTGCAGATTTAATAAGAAATATAAACCTAGACGTTAATATAGATTTTATGAGTGTTTCTAGTTATGGAAATTCAACTGAATCATCTGGTACAGTGAAAATTTTAAAAGACTTAGATGTAGATATAGAAGGAAAAAATGTTTTAATAGTTGAAGATATAATAGATAGTGGATTAACTTTAAGCAACTTAGTTGCAGCTTTAAAAACTAGAAATCCTAAATCTTTAAAGCTATGTACATTATTAGATAAGCCTGAAAGAAGAAAATCTAATATACATGTTGATTATGTAGGATTTGTTATAGAAGATAAATTTATTGTTGGATATGGAATTGATTATGCAGAAAAATACAGAAATTTACCATATATAGGAATAGTAGGAGAGTAA
- a CDS encoding pyridoxal phosphate-dependent aminotransferase, producing MSSNHGANLYDLSSKLGLNKNELMDFSSNINPLGSSRLAKQAVIDNIDMVSIYPDPSYHDLKLSISNYCGCATDNILLGSGATELISSFINIVSPKKAVLLSPSYSEYEKELSKSNCIINKFFSKKENLFKVNVDEFINFINSDCNDIVVICNPNNPTGFAFSNGEMKKILENTNALIMVDETYIEFTDTNIYSSTKLVDNFDKLFIIRGTSKFFGTPGIRLGYGLTSNSNIKNSINSNLDLWNINTLATIMGEVMFKDDSFIKNSYQTLTSEREFILKELSSFKDLTVYPSKGNFILSEIKSKKIKASEIREILISKQIIIRDCKSFEGLDEYFFRVCTLNHNQNSLLIKTLESIFINK from the coding sequence ATGAGTTCAAATCACGGTGCTAACTTATACGACTTATCAAGTAAGTTAGGTTTAAATAAAAACGAACTAATGGACTTTAGTTCTAATATAAATCCATTAGGTTCTTCTAGATTGGCTAAACAAGCTGTAATAGATAATATTGATATGGTTTCTATATATCCAGATCCTTCATATCATGATTTAAAACTTTCAATTTCAAATTATTGTGGTTGTGCTACTGATAATATACTTTTAGGTAGTGGAGCTACAGAGCTTATATCTTCATTCATAAATATAGTAAGTCCTAAAAAGGCAGTTTTATTATCACCTTCGTATTCAGAGTACGAAAAAGAATTGTCAAAATCAAACTGTATAATAAATAAGTTTTTTTCAAAAAAAGAAAATCTTTTTAAAGTAAATGTAGATGAATTTATAAATTTTATAAATAGTGATTGCAATGATATAGTTGTTATCTGCAATCCTAATAATCCTACTGGTTTTGCTTTTTCAAATGGTGAAATGAAAAAAATCTTAGAAAATACTAATGCGCTAATTATGGTAGATGAAACTTATATTGAATTTACAGATACAAATATTTATTCATCTACTAAATTAGTAGATAACTTTGATAAATTATTCATAATAAGAGGTACCTCAAAATTTTTTGGTACCCCTGGCATAAGATTAGGATATGGCCTTACATCTAATAGTAATATAAAAAATTCTATAAATAGTAATCTAGATTTATGGAATATAAATACACTTGCAACCATCATGGGCGAGGTTATGTTTAAAGATGATTCTTTTATAAAAAATTCATATCAAACTTTAACTAGCGAAAGAGAATTTATTTTAAAAGAGCTTTCTTCTTTTAAAGATTTAACTGTATATCCTAGTAAAGGAAATTTTATATTAAGTGAAATTAAATCAAAAAAAATAAAAGCTTCTGAAATTAGAGAAATTTTAATAAGCAAACAAATTATAATTAGAGATTGTAAATCCTTCGAAGGCCTAGATGAATATTTCTTTAGAGTTTGCACTTTAAATCACAATCAAAATAGTTTATTAATAAAAACTCTTGAATCTATATTTATAAATAAATAA
- a CDS encoding S-layer homology domain-containing protein, which yields MENKKIVKNILLMIVMIVCIGFPKSIFADNGCVIDPYIKESKKYSYNYEDPAEINKGQEIYNSIYKALVNLDDSVDLSKYGTPKSSEVFDIRKKVLDDHPEIFYFTHQGSVYWTNGKLEFKYISSKDVVKNMKSELDNKANNIIKTQISNSMNNMDKVIAIHDYLVLNTKYDLNAEYAFDPYGVIVKGSGVCQGYATSMKLLLNKVGIDSVYLSSQAMNHIWNIVNIDGQNYQMDATWDDPVPDREGVVRYSYLALSDDEMKKDHNWEDKNAPRCDSTKYNYMREMDYVVNYKNYRYYSNVSDGHRVYKINKNGSEKQKIVSSPGTPLYVKEGYLYYKDLYTGGIKKLQIEEQSKDEINKDDQNKEDENKDKDKDKDEVNKGDENQNKKIFNDVKNHWAAEKIDLFTQKGYINGYEDNSFRPDNSITRAEFVKIVNKYFGLNKKSGKVFNDTVNHWAKDEIDIAVTNGVCKGMSNEEFSPDKPITREQASLMISNYKKIADYNYDKINRFADKLEISDWAKSGVEGVLEKGYMNGYPDNTFKPQSNITRAEAVVTLSRVK from the coding sequence ATGGAGAATAAAAAAATAGTAAAAAATATATTGTTAATGATTGTAATGATAGTATGCATAGGATTCCCAAAAAGTATTTTTGCTGATAATGGATGTGTTATAGACCCATACATTAAAGAATCCAAAAAATATAGTTACAACTATGAAGACCCTGCAGAAATAAATAAGGGTCAAGAAATTTATAATTCTATATATAAGGCTCTTGTGAACTTAGATGATTCAGTTGATCTTTCAAAGTATGGAACACCAAAAAGTAGTGAGGTGTTTGATATAAGAAAGAAAGTTTTAGATGATCATCCAGAAATATTTTACTTTACACATCAAGGTTCTGTTTATTGGACTAATGGTAAATTAGAGTTTAAGTATATCTCATCAAAAGATGTAGTAAAAAATATGAAGAGTGAACTAGACAATAAGGCTAATAATATCATAAAAACACAAATATCAAACTCTATGAATAATATGGATAAGGTTATAGCAATACATGATTACTTAGTTTTAAATACTAAATATGACTTAAATGCAGAATATGCTTTTGATCCATATGGAGTAATTGTAAAAGGTAGCGGTGTATGTCAAGGATATGCTACAAGTATGAAATTACTTTTAAATAAAGTTGGGATAGATAGTGTATATTTATCTAGCCAAGCTATGAATCATATTTGGAATATTGTAAATATAGATGGACAAAACTATCAAATGGATGCTACATGGGATGATCCTGTTCCTGATAGAGAAGGAGTTGTAAGATATTCATACTTAGCTTTAAGCGATGATGAAATGAAAAAAGATCATAATTGGGAAGATAAAAATGCTCCAAGATGTGATAGTACTAAATACAACTATATGAGAGAAATGGACTATGTAGTAAATTACAAGAATTATAGATACTATTCGAATGTATCAGATGGACATAGAGTTTATAAAATAAATAAAAATGGAAGTGAGAAGCAAAAAATAGTTAGCTCACCAGGTACGCCTTTATATGTAAAAGAAGGATATCTTTACTATAAGGATTTATACACTGGAGGTATAAAAAAATTACAAATAGAAGAACAAAGTAAAGATGAAATAAATAAAGACGACCAAAATAAAGAAGATGAAAACAAAGATAAAGACAAAGATAAAGATGAAGTAAATAAAGGTGATGAAAATCAAAATAAAAAAATATTTAATGATGTAAAAAATCATTGGGCTGCAGAGAAAATAGATTTATTTACTCAAAAGGGTTATATAAATGGATATGAAGATAATTCATTTAGACCAGATAATTCAATAACTAGAGCTGAATTTGTAAAAATAGTAAATAAATACTTTGGGCTAAATAAAAAAAGTGGAAAAGTATTTAATGATACTGTAAATCATTGGGCTAAAGATGAGATTGATATAGCAGTTACAAATGGTGTTTGTAAAGGAATGTCAAATGAAGAATTTAGTCCAGATAAACCTATTACAAGAGAGCAAGCTAGTTTAATGATATCAAATTATAAAAAAATAGCAGATTACAACTATGATAAAATAAATAGATTTGCTGATAAATTAGAAATATCAGATTGGGCAAAAAGTGGTGTGGAAGGTGTGTTAGAAAAAGGATATATGAACGGATATCCAGATAATACATTTAAGCCACAATCAAATATAACAAGAGCAGAAGCAGTAGTTACTCTTAGTAGAGTTAAATAA
- a CDS encoding DUF1232 domain-containing protein translates to MKKVIKGFELFLDIFKKKLVKLKNNKFGITYLINLFKVPNFYKDKDVSLISKFKVTFSIIIALIYLILGIDFIPEFLLGAFGFVDDLIVIIWSLEIVNNEIEKYKKLKKEIKNSNIIEGVTFSIKDE, encoded by the coding sequence ATGAAAAAAGTAATTAAAGGATTTGAGCTATTTTTAGATATATTTAAGAAGAAGTTAGTTAAATTAAAGAATAATAAGTTTGGTATAACATATTTGATAAATTTATTCAAGGTTCCGAACTTTTATAAAGATAAAGATGTAAGCCTAATAAGTAAATTTAAAGTAACCTTTTCAATAATAATAGCTTTAATATACTTAATATTAGGAATTGATTTTATTCCAGAATTTCTTTTAGGGGCATTTGGATTTGTAGATGATTTAATAGTCATCATTTGGAGTTTAGAAATCGTTAATAATGAAATTGAAAAATATAAAAAGTTAAAAAAAGAAATAAAAAACTCTAATATTATAGAAGGTGTGACTTTTTCGATAAAAGATGAATAA
- the asnA gene encoding aspartate--ammonia ligase: protein MSLIIPKGYKSSLGIIKTQEAIKDLKDFFEKRLGEELELTRVSSPLFVLPETGTNDNLNGVEKAVSFEIKDMKKRAEIVHSLAKWKRMALKKYGFSIGKGIYTDMNAIRKDEELDNIHSIYVDQWDWELIIDKKDRNIDTLKAKVQKIYSVFKETEEHVHKLYPQIKKVLPKDITFITTQELLEMYPTLTPKERENQIVKDKGAVFLMQIGKVLSSGEKHDGRSPDYDDWELNGDILFYNPILDNAIELSSMGIRVDEESLDKQLEVSGCKERKSLDYHKALMNGELPYTIGGGIGQSRICMYFLNKAHIGEVQAGIWPADMIKDCEKYGINLL from the coding sequence ATGAGCTTAATAATACCAAAAGGATATAAATCAAGTTTAGGAATTATAAAAACACAAGAAGCAATAAAAGACTTAAAAGATTTTTTTGAAAAACGATTAGGAGAAGAGTTAGAACTTACTAGAGTGTCATCACCATTATTTGTTCTACCTGAGACTGGTACAAACGATAACTTAAATGGTGTAGAAAAAGCAGTTAGTTTTGAAATTAAAGATATGAAAAAAAGAGCAGAGATAGTACATTCACTAGCGAAGTGGAAGAGAATGGCTCTTAAAAAATATGGATTTAGTATAGGTAAAGGTATATATACAGATATGAATGCAATAAGAAAAGATGAAGAATTAGATAATATTCATTCAATATATGTAGATCAATGGGACTGGGAGCTTATTATAGATAAAAAAGATAGAAATATAGATACTTTAAAGGCTAAAGTACAGAAAATATATTCCGTATTTAAAGAAACAGAAGAACATGTACACAAATTATATCCTCAAATAAAAAAAGTTTTACCTAAAGATATAACTTTTATAACAACACAAGAACTTTTAGAAATGTATCCAACATTAACACCAAAAGAAAGAGAAAATCAAATTGTAAAAGATAAAGGTGCAGTATTTTTAATGCAGATAGGGAAAGTTCTTTCTAGTGGAGAAAAGCATGATGGAAGAAGCCCTGACTACGATGATTGGGAGTTAAATGGAGATATTTTATTTTATAACCCTATTTTAGACAATGCTATAGAGTTATCATCTATGGGAATTAGAGTAGATGAAGAAAGTTTAGATAAACAATTAGAGGTATCTGGCTGTAAAGAAAGAAAATCTCTAGACTATCACAAAGCATTAATGAATGGGGAACTTCCATACACTATAGGAGGAGGAATTGGCCAATCTAGGATATGTATGTACTTTTTAAATAAAGCTCATATAGGAGAAGTTCAAGCAGGTATATGGCCAGCAGACATGATTAAAGATTGTGAAAAATATGGAATTAACTTATTATAA
- the ptsP gene encoding phosphoenolpyruvate--protein phosphotransferase — protein sequence MYKGTGASPGIALGNALVIEHSELNIEKKNIENIEVEIEKLQSAVETSRIELEKVKERAKVELGEHEAEIFEAHLLVLADPELIDQTISKIKDEKVNADFALNEVKDMFVSIFESMDNEYMRERAADIKDVTNRVLRHILGVKVVDLSALDEEVILIAHDLTPSDTATMNKKMVLGFLTNIGGRTSHTAIMARTLEIAAIVGLNDATDQIKDGDFIVFNGETGEVIINPDEETINQYRKLKAKHDEEKEALKQLIGKASSTLDERHVELAGNIGSPNDLDGLLKNDAEGVGLYRTEFLYMDKEDDFPTEQEQYEAYKAVLEGMNGKPIVIRTLDIGGDKELKYFKMDEEMNPFLGYRAIRLCLDRVDIFKTQLRALYRASVHGKLRIMFPMISSLEELLKAKEVIREVLSELDSEGIKYSHEVEVGMMIEIPSAAVISDILAKHVDFFSIGTNDLIQYTCAVDRMNQKISYLYNQFNPAVLRLIKMVIDNAHKEGKWVGMCGESAGDKRMIPILLGMGLDEFSMSPISILPARKFITSVNYSDMKKFADEVLTMGTAEEIKAYVDKTFNM from the coding sequence ATGTATAAAGGAACAGGAGCGTCGCCTGGAATAGCTCTAGGAAATGCATTAGTTATAGAACATAGTGAACTTAATATAGAAAAAAAGAATATAGAGAATATTGAGGTTGAAATAGAAAAATTACAATCAGCAGTAGAGACTTCAAGAATTGAGTTAGAAAAAGTTAAGGAAAGAGCTAAAGTTGAATTAGGTGAGCATGAAGCTGAAATATTTGAAGCTCATTTATTAGTATTAGCAGATCCAGAGTTAATAGATCAAACTATATCTAAAATAAAAGATGAAAAAGTAAATGCTGATTTTGCTTTAAATGAAGTTAAAGATATGTTTGTAAGTATATTTGAATCTATGGATAATGAATATATGAGAGAAAGAGCAGCTGATATAAAAGATGTTACAAATAGAGTACTAAGACATATATTAGGTGTAAAAGTAGTAGACCTATCTGCTTTAGATGAAGAAGTTATATTAATAGCTCATGATTTAACTCCATCAGATACTGCTACAATGAATAAAAAAATGGTTTTAGGATTTTTAACTAATATAGGTGGAAGAACTTCTCATACAGCTATAATGGCAAGAACTTTAGAAATTGCAGCTATAGTTGGATTAAATGATGCTACAGATCAAATAAAAGATGGTGACTTTATAGTATTTAATGGTGAAACAGGAGAAGTTATCATAAATCCGGATGAAGAAACTATAAATCAATATAGAAAATTAAAGGCTAAGCATGACGAAGAGAAAGAAGCTTTAAAACAATTAATAGGAAAAGCTTCTTCTACGCTTGATGAAAGACATGTGGAGCTAGCAGGAAACATAGGAAGCCCAAATGACTTAGATGGATTATTAAAAAATGATGCTGAAGGTGTAGGTCTTTATAGAACTGAGTTTTTATATATGGATAAGGAAGATGATTTCCCAACAGAACAAGAGCAATATGAGGCGTATAAAGCAGTTCTTGAAGGCATGAATGGAAAGCCTATAGTAATAAGAACATTAGACATAGGTGGAGATAAAGAATTAAAGTATTTTAAAATGGATGAAGAAATGAATCCATTCTTAGGATATAGAGCTATAAGATTATGTTTAGATAGAGTTGATATATTTAAAACTCAATTAAGAGCTTTATACAGAGCAAGTGTTCACGGAAAATTAAGAATAATGTTCCCAATGATATCTTCATTAGAAGAACTTTTAAAAGCTAAGGAAGTTATAAGAGAAGTTTTATCTGAATTAGATTCAGAAGGTATAAAATATTCTCATGAGGTAGAAGTAGGAATGATGATAGAGATACCATCAGCTGCTGTTATTTCGGATATATTAGCTAAGCATGTTGACTTCTTCTCTATAGGAACTAACGATTTAATACAATATACTTGTGCAGTTGATAGAATGAATCAAAAAATAAGTTACTTATATAACCAATTTAATCCAGCGGTACTTAGACTTATAAAAATGGTAATTGATAATGCTCATAAAGAAGGTAAATGGGTAGGTATGTGCGGTGAATCTGCAGGAGATAAGAGAATGATTCCTATACTTTTAGGAATGGGTCTTGATGAGTTCTCAATGTCACCAATATCAATACTTCCAGCTAGAAAATTTATAACTTCTGTAAATTATTCAGATATGAAAAAATTTGCGGATGAAGTATTAACTATGGGTACTGCAGAAGAAATAAAAGCTTATGTAGATAAAACTTTTAATATGTAG
- a CDS encoding HPr family phosphocarrier protein, with product MEKIVTIKNASGLHARPAGMFVKKASEFKSTVEIKAKDKVVNAKSIMGIMSLGLAQGDEVVIVANGEDQEAAVNALVELIESGFGE from the coding sequence ATGGAAAAAATAGTAACTATTAAAAATGCAAGTGGATTACATGCTAGACCAGCTGGAATGTTTGTTAAGAAAGCATCTGAATTCAAATCTACAGTAGAAATAAAAGCAAAAGATAAAGTTGTTAACGCTAAGTCAATAATGGGAATAATGAGTTTAGGATTAGCTCAAGGAGATGAAGTAGTTATAGTTGCAAATGGTGAAGATCAAGAAGCAGCAGTAAATGCTTTAGTTGAGTTAATAGAAAGTGGATTTGGTGAATAA
- a CDS encoding patatin-like phospholipase family protein, translating into MKGLVLEGGGTKGAYQIGAFKALRELGIEFKGVAGTSIGALNGAYIVQDNIDVLEDIWTNYDYTHFMNIDEETYNRIKHVDFTPKNINMVLSLMNKARKNQGIDISPFRSLLEKTISEDLIRKSNKDFGLVTVMWDGKIIPNPMFLDDIPNGKLLDYLIASASLPIFKLDKLDDKLFLDGVFHNNIPVSLLREKGYEDIVVIRLIDDLFGKINLNHHQDANMKVIVPSEYLGGCLNLDPDNVKRNISLGYMDTMKTFNRYGGVRYYFNLDYKYDEDYCFHKLSSLSKNAIEGLCKILNIKRDINKRTLLESIIPKLGENFNLPKEFSYKDLFYCIYEKKLEENNINRINLYDFNKVVEVVNTNINSNLDWVSNFENRHIIPTHRNRFTKLLTNIIINDIKS; encoded by the coding sequence ATGAAAGGATTAGTGCTTGAAGGCGGAGGCACAAAGGGTGCTTACCAGATAGGAGCATTTAAAGCTTTAAGAGAATTAGGTATAGAGTTTAAAGGTGTTGCAGGAACATCTATAGGAGCTCTAAATGGAGCTTATATAGTTCAAGATAATATTGATGTCTTAGAGGATATATGGACCAACTATGACTATACTCATTTTATGAATATAGATGAGGAAACATATAACCGTATAAAGCATGTTGACTTTACGCCTAAAAATATAAATATGGTACTTTCTTTGATGAATAAGGCTAGAAAAAATCAAGGTATAGATATAAGTCCATTTAGAAGTTTATTAGAAAAAACTATAAGCGAAGATTTAATAAGAAAATCTAATAAAGATTTTGGATTAGTAACTGTTATGTGGGATGGTAAAATAATTCCAAATCCAATGTTTTTAGATGATATCCCAAATGGCAAATTATTAGACTATTTAATAGCTAGTGCAAGTTTGCCTATATTTAAACTAGATAAGTTAGACGATAAACTTTTTTTAGATGGTGTTTTTCATAATAATATACCTGTAAGTTTATTAAGAGAAAAGGGATATGAAGATATTGTTGTAATTAGACTTATTGATGATTTATTTGGAAAAATAAATTTAAATCATCATCAAGATGCTAACATGAAGGTTATAGTTCCTTCAGAATATTTAGGTGGATGCTTAAATTTAGATCCTGATAATGTAAAGAGAAATATTAGCTTAGGATATATGGATACTATGAAAACCTTTAACAGATATGGTGGAGTTAGGTATTATTTTAACTTAGATTATAAATATGATGAAGATTATTGTTTTCATAAGTTAAGTAGTTTAAGTAAAAATGCAATTGAAGGATTATGTAAGATACTTAATATAAAAAGAGATATTAATAAAAGGACTCTTTTAGAATCTATAATACCAAAGTTAGGCGAGAACTTTAATTTGCCAAAAGAATTTTCATATAAAGATTTATTTTATTGTATATATGAAAAAAAGCTTGAAGAAAATAACATAAATAGAATTAATCTTTATGATTTTAATAAGGTAGTAGAAGTAGTAAACACTAATATAAATTCAAATTTGGATTGGGTGTCTAATTTTGAAAATAGACACATAATACCGACTCATAGGAATAGGTTTACTAAACTTTTAACAAATATAATAATAAATGATATAAAGTCATAA